The genomic region CATGTTGGACCATCGGAACGACGGCGCCGGCCGCTAGCGTGGCGCTGAATAATCTCTGGAGCGAAACGGAATGAAACGTCCAATCTTTGTTCTATTCGCGGTTCTGGGTATGGGAACGCTGATGGCGTACTCAAATCACGCGCAGTCTGTCTCAACGGCAGCGCCGAAACGGATTGTGACGCCGGATACGCCGCTGAACAATCGACTGGTGAGCGCCGTTCTGCGCGTGGATCTGGCGGGCGTTCAAAGCGCGCTTCACCAGGGAGCAAGCGCGGACGCGCTGCTGGGCTGGGAAGGGCAAACGAACAGAATACCCATCACGATGGCGGCGCTGGGCTCGCCCGATTTACGCAAGGACTATTTGCCGATTTTTCGTTTGCTTGTGACGAACGTTTCCGCGCCAAACGCCGCCGATGAAGAGTCTGGCCGCACGATGCTGATGGCGGCGGTGGATATGAATGACGTCGAAT from Capsulimonas corticalis harbors:
- a CDS encoding ankyrin repeat domain-containing protein is translated as MKRPIFVLFAVLGMGTLMAYSNHAQSVSTAAPKRIVTPDTPLNNRLVSAVLRVDLAGVQSALHQGASADALLGWEGQTNRIPITMAALGSPDLRKDYLPIFRLLVTNVSAPNAADEESGRTMLMAAVDMNDVESVQRLLAKGADINAQAKRWPQGATALYNAIAESGRGDQEASPVILCLLEHGADTNLPDENGVTPLILAAQQGKVNVIRALLAHGADPALRDKRGWTAIRWTSGRGWDDATALLRDHSPMTLV